The following proteins are co-located in the Thermodesulfobacteriota bacterium genome:
- a CDS encoding RNA polymerase sigma factor RpoD/SigA: EITKSELSFEDCTQSKEEKRRRITNDDNLESLQAYFKEISNEPLLKPKEEKKLSAMMKKCDEMIAKINTAITDILIQKDQIKPKDDIDNIVKEKILLSNVRCLENLSKSYAELAKILKSRFINANLRLVLSIVKKYLGRGLPYSDLIQEGNLGLMKAVEKFDHKNDYKFSTYATWWINQSISRGVKIQRSVLQKPVYLLEQANKVFRTRSILDMELRRSPTPEEIAERSGNKVQNVKRILESYKLALSIDSPLDDTGYTLLELIEDTVFPLPDYSIYKTELRVKILESLSVLSPREREIIKMRFGLVEENTYTLEEIAKRFHVTRERIRQIEESALKKISVSKFGNTLRHYL; encoded by the coding sequence GAAATAACCAAATCCGAATTGTCATTCGAGGATTGTACTCAATCAAAAGAAGAAAAAAGAAGAAGAATTACTAATGATGATAACCTCGAAAGCCTTCAAGCTTATTTTAAGGAGATATCAAATGAGCCTCTATTAAAGCCAAAAGAAGAAAAAAAATTATCTGCGATGATGAAAAAATGTGATGAGATGATTGCGAAAATAAATACTGCGATTACAGACATATTAATTCAAAAGGATCAAATTAAACCCAAAGATGATATAGATAATATCGTAAAAGAAAAAATCTTATTAAGTAACGTTAGATGTTTAGAAAATTTGTCGAAATCCTATGCTGAATTAGCAAAGATTTTGAAGAGCCGCTTTATTAACGCTAACCTCCGATTGGTACTTAGCATCGTAAAAAAATACTTAGGTAGAGGGCTGCCATATTCTGATCTTATTCAAGAGGGCAATTTAGGATTAATGAAGGCAGTAGAAAAATTTGATCATAAAAATGATTATAAGTTTTCTACTTATGCTACATGGTGGATAAATCAATCAATATCTAGGGGAGTTAAGATTCAGAGGAGTGTACTCCAAAAACCAGTCTATCTTTTAGAACAAGCAAATAAGGTATTTCGAACAAGATCGATTCTTGATATGGAGTTGAGAAGATCACCAACTCCAGAGGAAATCGCAGAGAGGTCGGGGAATAAGGTCCAGAATGTAAAAAGAATTTTAGAATCATACAAACTCGCTCTTAGTATTGACTCACCCCTAGATGATACCGGATATACATTATTAGAGCTCATTGAGGATACTGTTTTCCCTTTACCAGATTATTCAATATACAAAACAGAGCTTAGAGTAAAGATATTGGAATCCCTTTCAGTGCTCTCTCCGAGAGAGCGGGAAATAATAAAGATGCGGTTCGGATTAGTCGAAGAGAATACCTATACCCTCGAGGAAATAGCTAAAAGGTTTCATGTTACACGTGAAAGGATAAGGCAAATAGAGGAAAGTGCGCTAAAAAAAATATCTGTTTCAAAATTCGGTAATACACTGAGGCATTATTTGTAA
- the rsmD gene encoding 16S rRNA (guanine(966)-N(2))-methyltransferase RsmD produces MLQVLTGTIKGRKLKVPKGRAIRPTTSRIKKSIFDTLGDLYGLSVLDIFAGSGGLGIESLSRGASHVTFIEKDPNVFKLLRDNVGSCGFLDKADLICDDYERATKRLEKEGSKFDIVFIDPPYRLYEKKEILEFINLVTKCVDYGSIIIIEHEQNLTDEANGYSRITRSFGGTKVSYFRRIS; encoded by the coding sequence ATGTTGCAAGTGCTTACAGGTACTATAAAAGGTAGGAAATTAAAGGTTCCAAAAGGCAGAGCGATCCGTCCAACTACTAGTAGGATCAAAAAGTCGATCTTTGACACGCTTGGCGATCTTTACGGGTTAAGTGTGCTCGATATTTTTGCAGGATCCGGAGGTCTTGGAATTGAATCATTGAGCAGGGGCGCATCCCATGTAACTTTCATAGAAAAAGACCCTAACGTTTTTAAATTACTCAGGGATAATGTCGGTTCATGTGGATTTTTAGACAAAGCCGATCTAATCTGTGATGATTATGAGCGTGCGACTAAGAGACTTGAAAAAGAGGGAAGTAAATTTGATATCGTTTTTATTGACCCACCCTATAGGTTATATGAGAAGAAGGAAATTTTGGAATTCATCAATCTTGTGACCAAGTGTGTCGATTATGGATCGATCATCATAATTGAACATGAGCAAAATTTGACCGATGAAGCCAATGGTTATTCTCGGATTACTAGATCATTTGGTGGTACAAAGGTTAGTTATTTTAGAAGGATCAGCTGA
- the coaD gene encoding pantetheine-phosphate adenylyltransferase: MMDRYAIYPGSFDPFTYGHLNIIDRGVKIFENVVVAVAHNVSKKTIFTLQERVEILKEIFKSRPEVKVDFFEGLLVDYARKLGTNIVLRGMRTVSDFESELQMALANKTLYNELETVFMVTDSAYSHISSSLIKEIITLNGSVKEMVPYIVETKMREKLLQSQER; encoded by the coding sequence CTGATGGATAGGTATGCAATATATCCCGGTTCATTTGACCCATTTACATATGGTCACTTAAATATCATTGACCGCGGTGTAAAGATCTTTGAAAATGTTGTAGTTGCTGTCGCTCATAACGTATCCAAGAAAACGATCTTTACGCTGCAAGAAAGGGTTGAGATCCTTAAGGAAATATTTAAGAGTCGACCTGAAGTTAAGGTAGATTTCTTTGAAGGATTACTTGTCGATTACGCAAGAAAATTAGGCACAAACATTGTGCTTCGAGGAATGAGAACGGTTTCCGATTTTGAATCAGAGCTACAGATGGCTCTGGCGAATAAGACTTTATATAATGAACTTGAGACCGTTTTCATGGTTACGGACAGCGCATATTCACATATCAGTTCATCATTAATTAAGGAGATTATTACCTTAAATGGCTCAGTTAAAGAAATGGTTCCATATATAGTTGAAACCAAGATGAGAGAAAAGCTGCTACAAAGTCAGGAGCGATAA
- a CDS encoding pyridoxal phosphate-dependent aminotransferase, with translation MKLASRAQRLKPSATLLITAKAKALKADGIDVVGFGAGEPDFDTPMNIKDEAKKAINNGFTKYTAVGGTDELKYAIIYRLKEDYGLTYDKSQIMVSCGAKHTLYNLTQVIIDEGDEVIIPSPYWVSYPEQVTLAGGTPVIIETREEEGFKIDPDELKKKITSRTKAFILNYPSNPTGATYNEEDLREIAGIALDAGLIIISDEIYDKIIYDGLTHTPIATIGEDVKESTILVNGVSKSYSMTGWRIGYSAGDKDVSSAMSKLQGQSTSNPTSISQIAAIEAFKGPQDEVAKMVKEFEIRKNYIAKRLNDIPGMKCFHPQGAFYVFPNVSNFYGKSYNGKGIRNSVDFSEYLLDVAKVAVVPGIEFGSDKHVRISYAASMEEIIKGVGRIEEALEKLR, from the coding sequence ATGAAACTTGCTTCAAGAGCTCAAAGGTTAAAACCTTCCGCAACCCTATTGATAACCGCAAAAGCGAAGGCGCTCAAAGCAGATGGCATTGATGTTGTTGGATTCGGTGCCGGTGAACCGGATTTTGACACGCCTATGAATATCAAAGATGAAGCAAAAAAGGCTATAAATAATGGATTTACGAAGTATACTGCCGTAGGTGGCACTGACGAGCTGAAGTATGCGATAATCTATAGATTGAAAGAAGATTATGGCCTTACTTATGATAAGTCTCAAATAATGGTTTCCTGCGGTGCCAAACATACGCTTTACAACTTAACACAGGTCATCATAGATGAGGGAGATGAGGTAATAATACCTTCTCCATACTGGGTATCTTATCCCGAGCAGGTTACATTGGCCGGTGGAACACCAGTGATTATTGAGACCCGTGAGGAAGAGGGTTTCAAGATAGATCCTGATGAACTAAAGAAAAAGATAACATCCAGAACCAAGGCATTTATCTTAAACTACCCATCAAATCCCACCGGTGCCACATACAATGAGGAAGACCTTCGAGAGATTGCAGGAATTGCTTTGGACGCTGGCCTGATAATAATTTCAGATGAGATATACGACAAGATTATTTACGATGGTTTGACTCACACACCGATTGCAACAATTGGTGAAGATGTTAAAGAATCTACTATCCTCGTGAATGGTGTTTCGAAGTCTTATTCTATGACGGGATGGCGTATAGGATATTCAGCGGGCGATAAGGATGTCTCGAGCGCGATGAGCAAGCTGCAAGGACAATCTACGTCAAACCCCACTTCCATTTCTCAAATAGCGGCGATAGAGGCTTTTAAAGGCCCTCAGGATGAAGTTGCAAAAATGGTAAAGGAGTTTGAGATAAGAAAGAACTATATAGCCAAGAGGTTAAATGATATTCCGGGTATGAAATGTTTTCATCCGCAGGGGGCATTTTATGTGTTTCCAAATGTCTCTAATTTCTATGGCAAGAGCTACAATGGTAAGGGAATAAGGAATTCTGTAGATTTTTCCGAATACCTACTCGATGTGGCAAAGGTGGCAGTGGTGCCAGGGATTGAATTTGGTTCTGACAAACACGTGAGAATATCGTATGCCGCTTCAATGGAAGAGATAATAAAGGGCGTGGGAAGAATTGAAGAAGCCTTAGAAAAACTTAGATAG